A window of the Scandinavium goeteborgense genome harbors these coding sequences:
- the speB gene encoding agmatinase, protein MSTLGHQYDNSLVSNAFGFLRLPLNFQPYDSDADWVITGVPFDAATSGRAGGRHGPAAIRQVSTNLAWEHNRFPWNFDMRERLNVVDCGDLVYAFGDARDMSDKLQAHAERLLANGKRMLSFGGDHFVTLPLLRAHAKHFGKMALVHFDAHTDTYANGCEFDHGTMFFTAPKEGLIDPNHSVQIGIRTEFDKDNGFTVLDAAQVNDRGVDDILEQVKKIVGDMPVYLTFDIDCLDPAFAPGTGTPVIGGLTSDRAIKLVRGLKDLNIVGMDVVEVAPAYDQSEITALAAATLALEMLYIQAAKKGE, encoded by the coding sequence ATGAGCACTTTGGGTCATCAGTACGACAACTCTCTGGTATCTAACGCCTTTGGTTTTCTGCGTCTGCCGCTGAACTTCCAGCCTTACGATAGCGACGCCGATTGGGTTATCACCGGTGTGCCGTTTGATGCGGCGACTTCTGGCCGTGCGGGTGGACGTCATGGTCCAGCGGCAATTCGTCAGGTGTCTACCAACCTGGCGTGGGAGCACAACCGCTTCCCGTGGAACTTCGACATGCGCGAACGTCTGAACGTCGTGGACTGCGGCGATCTGGTTTATGCGTTCGGCGATGCCCGTGACATGAGCGATAAACTGCAGGCTCACGCAGAGCGTCTGCTGGCGAATGGCAAACGCATGCTGTCCTTCGGCGGCGACCATTTCGTGACGCTGCCACTGCTGCGCGCGCACGCCAAGCACTTCGGTAAAATGGCGCTGGTGCATTTCGATGCGCATACCGATACCTACGCGAACGGCTGCGAATTTGACCACGGCACCATGTTCTTCACCGCGCCGAAAGAAGGTCTGATCGACCCAAATCACTCCGTGCAAATTGGTATTCGTACCGAGTTTGACAAAGACAACGGCTTTACCGTGCTGGATGCTGCACAGGTGAACGATCGCGGCGTGGACGATATTCTTGAGCAGGTGAAAAAAATCGTCGGTGATATGCCGGTGTATCTGACCTTTGATATCGACTGTCTGGATCCTGCGTTTGCGCCGGGTACCGGTACGCCGGTGATCGGCGGTCTGACGTCCGATCGTGCGATCAAACTGGTTCGTGGTCTGAAAGATCTGAACATCGTCGGTATGGACGTGGTGGAAGTGGCTCCGGCTTACGATCAGTCAGAGATCACCGCGCTGGCCGCCGCGACGTTGGCGCTTGAGATGTTGTACATCCAGGCGGCGAAGAAGGGCGAGTAA
- a CDS encoding M48 family metallopeptidase: MKLHSVVLAFGIASVLTGCQNMDSNGLMSSGAEAFQAYTLSDEQVKTLSDQACKEMDSKATLAPAGSDYAKRLNTIATALGDNINGQPVNYKVYVTKDVNAFAMANGCIRVYSGLMDMMTDNEVEAVIGHEMGHVALGHVKKGMQVALSTNAVRVAAASAGGMIGSLSQSQLGDLGEKLVNAQFSQRQESEADDYSYDLLRKRGINPAGLATSFEKLAKLEAGRQSSMLDDHPASEERAQHIRDRMKADGIK, from the coding sequence ATGAAACTGCACTCTGTGGTATTGGCCTTTGGGATAGCGAGCGTTCTGACCGGGTGTCAGAACATGGATTCAAACGGACTCATGAGTTCAGGTGCCGAAGCCTTCCAGGCTTACACCCTGAGCGACGAACAGGTGAAAACGTTGAGCGACCAGGCGTGTAAAGAGATGGACAGCAAAGCCACTCTCGCCCCTGCTGGCAGCGATTACGCCAAACGCCTGAACACCATCGCCACGGCGCTGGGCGACAACATCAACGGACAGCCGGTGAACTACAAGGTTTACGTCACCAAGGATGTGAACGCCTTCGCAATGGCTAACGGCTGCATCCGTGTCTACAGCGGGCTGATGGACATGATGACGGATAATGAAGTGGAAGCGGTGATTGGCCACGAAATGGGTCACGTCGCGCTCGGCCACGTGAAGAAAGGGATGCAAGTTGCGCTCAGCACCAACGCGGTGCGCGTAGCGGCGGCATCTGCTGGCGGCATGATTGGCAGCCTGTCGCAGTCACAGCTTGGCGACTTGGGTGAAAAACTGGTGAACGCGCAGTTCTCCCAGCGTCAGGAATCTGAAGCGGATGATTACTCGTACGATTTGTTGCGTAAACGCGGGATCAATCCGGCGGGACTGGCGACCAGCTTTGAAAAACTGGCGAAACTGGAAGCGGGACGTCAAAGCTCGATGCTCGACGATCACCCGGCCTCTGAAGAACGCGCGCAGCATATTCGCGATCGTATGAAGGCGGATGGGATTAAGTAA
- the tkt gene encoding transketolase, with translation MSSRKELANAIRALSMDAVQKAKSGHPGAPMGMADIAEVLWRDFLNHNPQNPSWADRDRFVLSNGHGSMLIYSLLHLTGYDLPISELQNFRQLHSKTPGHPEVGYTAGVETTTGPLGQGIANAVGMAIAEKTMAAQFNRPGHDIVDHFTYAFMGDGCMMEGISHEVCSLAGTLKLGKLVAFYDDNGISIDGHVEGWFTDNTAQRFEAYGWHVVTGVDGHDADAIKRAVEEARKVTDKPSLLMCKTIIGFGSPNKAGTHDSHGAPLGEAEVAATREQLGWKYAPFEIPSEIYAQWDAKEAGQAKEATWNEKFAAYAKAFPQEAKEFTRRMKNEMPADFDAKAQAFIENLQANPAKIASRKASQNSIEAFGPWLPEFLGGSADLAPSNLTIWSGSKAINEDTAGNYIHYGVREFGMTAIANGIALHGGFLPYTSTFLMFVEYARNAVRMAALMKQRQVMVYTHDSIGLGEDGPTHQPVEQLASLRVTPNMSTWRPCDQVESAVAWKYAVERHDGPTALILSRQNLAQQDRTAQQLADVARGAYVLKDCDGQPQVIFIATGSEVELAVAAWDQLSAEGVKARVVSMPSTDAFDKQDAAYRESVLPKAVSARVAIEAGIADYWFKYVGLNGAIVGMTSFGESAPAELLFEEFGFTVANVVAKAKELL, from the coding sequence ATGTCCTCACGTAAAGAGCTTGCTAATGCTATTCGTGCGCTGAGCATGGATGCAGTACAGAAAGCCAAATCCGGCCACCCGGGTGCCCCAATGGGTATGGCTGACATTGCCGAAGTCCTGTGGCGTGATTTCCTGAACCACAATCCACAGAATCCATCTTGGGCCGATCGTGACCGCTTCGTGCTGTCTAACGGTCACGGCTCCATGCTGATTTATAGCCTGCTGCACCTCACTGGCTACGATCTGCCGATATCTGAACTTCAGAACTTCCGTCAGCTGCACTCCAAAACTCCAGGTCACCCGGAAGTGGGCTACACCGCCGGTGTAGAAACCACCACTGGCCCGCTGGGTCAGGGCATTGCCAACGCAGTCGGTATGGCTATCGCGGAAAAAACCATGGCCGCGCAGTTCAACCGTCCAGGTCACGACATCGTCGACCACTTCACCTATGCGTTCATGGGTGATGGCTGCATGATGGAAGGTATCTCCCACGAAGTGTGCTCCCTGGCGGGTACCCTGAAGCTGGGCAAACTGGTTGCGTTCTACGACGACAACGGCATCTCCATCGACGGTCACGTTGAAGGTTGGTTCACCGATAACACCGCACAGCGTTTCGAAGCCTACGGCTGGCACGTTGTGACTGGCGTTGACGGTCACGACGCAGACGCTATCAAGCGTGCAGTAGAAGAAGCGCGCAAAGTGACGGACAAACCGTCCCTGCTGATGTGCAAAACCATCATTGGTTTCGGTTCTCCGAACAAAGCCGGTACGCACGATTCCCACGGTGCTCCGCTGGGCGAAGCTGAAGTTGCCGCGACCCGCGAGCAGCTGGGCTGGAAATACGCGCCATTCGAAATCCCATCTGAAATCTATGCTCAGTGGGATGCGAAAGAAGCAGGTCAGGCTAAAGAAGCCACCTGGAACGAGAAGTTCGCTGCTTACGCTAAAGCCTTCCCACAGGAAGCTAAAGAATTTACGCGTCGCATGAAGAACGAAATGCCCGCTGATTTCGATGCAAAAGCACAGGCTTTCATCGAGAATCTGCAGGCAAATCCAGCGAAAATCGCGAGCCGTAAAGCGTCCCAGAACTCTATCGAAGCGTTTGGTCCATGGCTGCCAGAGTTCCTCGGCGGTTCTGCTGACCTGGCGCCGTCCAACCTGACTATCTGGTCTGGTTCTAAAGCCATCAACGAAGACACCGCGGGTAACTACATCCATTACGGCGTGCGTGAATTCGGTATGACTGCGATTGCCAACGGTATCGCGCTGCACGGCGGTTTCCTGCCGTACACCTCTACCTTCCTGATGTTCGTGGAATACGCACGTAACGCCGTACGTATGGCCGCGCTGATGAAACAGCGCCAGGTGATGGTCTACACCCACGACTCAATCGGTCTGGGCGAAGATGGCCCGACTCACCAGCCTGTAGAACAGCTGGCGTCCCTGCGCGTGACCCCGAACATGAGCACATGGCGTCCATGTGACCAGGTTGAATCCGCAGTGGCGTGGAAATACGCCGTTGAGCGTCACGATGGCCCAACTGCGCTGATCCTGTCCCGTCAGAACCTGGCGCAGCAGGATCGTACCGCTCAGCAGCTGGCAGACGTGGCACGTGGTGCATACGTCCTGAAAGATTGTGACGGTCAGCCGCAGGTTATCTTCATCGCAACCGGTTCTGAAGTTGAACTGGCGGTGGCAGCGTGGGATCAGCTCTCAGCCGAAGGCGTTAAAGCGCGCGTGGTTTCCATGCCGTCTACCGACGCATTCGACAAGCAGGACGCGGCATACCGTGAATCCGTGCTGCCGAAAGCCGTGTCTGCACGCGTGGCTATCGAAGCCGGTATCGCAGATTATTGGTTCAAATATGTGGGTCTGAACGGCGCTATCGTCGGCATGACCTCCTTCGGCGAATCTGCTCCGGCAGAGTTGCTGTTTGAAGAGTTCGGCTTCACCGTGGCGAACGTTGTCGCGAAAGCGAAAGAACTGCTGTAA
- the epd gene encoding erythrose-4-phosphate dehydrogenase, with protein sequence MTVRVAINGFGRIGRNVVRALYESGRRAEITVVAINELADAAGIAHLLKYDTSHGRFAWDVRQEREQLYVGDDVIRLLHEPSLDALPWRELGVDVVLDCTGVFGTRADGEMHLAAGAKKVLFSHPGSNDLDATVVYGVNHHELQREHRLVSNASCTTNCIIPVIKLLDDAWGIESGTVTTIHSAMHDQQVIDAYHPDLRRTRAASQSIIPVDTKLAAGITRIFPQFNDRFEAIAVRVPTINVTAIDLSVTVKHPVKAFEVNQLLQKAALGAFHGIVDYTELPLVSIDFNHDPHSAIVDGTQTRVSGAHLIKTLVWCDNEWGFANRMLDTTLAMANTGFR encoded by the coding sequence ATGACCGTACGCGTAGCGATTAATGGCTTCGGTCGCATTGGACGTAACGTGGTTCGTGCTTTATATGAATCCGGGCGTCGTGCGGAAATCACCGTGGTGGCAATCAACGAACTGGCTGATGCTGCGGGCATCGCGCATTTGTTGAAATATGACACCAGCCATGGCCGCTTTGCCTGGGATGTTCGCCAGGAACGAGAGCAGCTTTACGTCGGCGATGATGTTATCCGCCTGCTGCACGAGCCGTCGCTTGATGCGCTGCCGTGGCGTGAGCTGGGTGTTGATGTCGTACTCGATTGCACCGGTGTGTTTGGCACCCGAGCCGATGGCGAAATGCATCTGGCGGCGGGGGCAAAGAAAGTGCTCTTTTCACATCCTGGCAGCAATGATCTCGACGCAACGGTCGTTTACGGCGTTAATCATCACGAGTTGCAACGCGAACACCGTCTTGTCTCCAACGCATCCTGCACCACCAACTGCATTATTCCTGTCATCAAATTGCTCGACGATGCCTGGGGTATTGAATCGGGAACGGTCACGACCATCCATTCGGCGATGCACGATCAGCAAGTTATCGATGCGTATCATCCGGACCTGCGTCGTACCCGTGCGGCCAGTCAGTCGATTATTCCAGTTGATACTAAACTGGCTGCTGGCATCACCCGAATTTTCCCGCAGTTTAATGACCGATTTGAAGCCATTGCCGTGCGCGTGCCGACGATTAACGTCACTGCAATCGACCTCAGCGTGACCGTGAAGCATCCGGTAAAAGCGTTTGAAGTCAACCAGTTGCTGCAAAAAGCGGCGCTGGGGGCATTTCATGGTATAGTTGACTATACGGAATTACCGTTGGTCTCAATAGATTTTAACCACGATCCGCACAGTGCCATTGTTGATGGCACGCAGACGCGGGTCAGCGGTGCGCATCTGATCAAAACGCTGGTCTGGTGTGATAATGAATGGGGTTTCGCTAACCGAATGCTCGACACCACGTTAGCGATGGCCAATACAGGTTTCAGGTAA
- the pgk gene encoding phosphoglycerate kinase, which produces MSVIKMTDLDLAGKRVFIRADLNVPVKDGKVTSDARIRASLPTIEMALKQGAKVMVTSHLGRPTEGEYNEEFSLLPVVNYLKDKLSNPVRLVKDYLDGVEVAAGELVVLENVRFNKGEKKDDEALSKKYAALCDVFVMDAFGTAHRAQASTHGIGKFADVACAGPLLAAELDALGKALGNPARPMVAIVGGSKVSTKLTVLDSLSKIADQLIVGGGIANTFVAAQGHNVGKSLYEADLVEEAKRLLTTCDIPVPTDVRVATEFSETAPATLKSVNDIKDEEQILDLGDVSAQKLADILKNAKTILWNGPVGVFEFPNFRKGTEIVANAIADSEAFSIAGGGDTLAAIDLFGISDKISYISTGGGAFLEFVEGKVLPAVAMLEERAKK; this is translated from the coding sequence ATGTCTGTAATTAAGATGACCGATCTGGATCTGGCTGGTAAACGCGTTTTCATCCGTGCCGATCTGAACGTTCCGGTTAAAGACGGAAAAGTGACCAGCGATGCGCGTATTCGTGCGTCCCTGCCAACCATCGAAATGGCTCTGAAACAGGGCGCTAAAGTGATGGTGACTTCTCACCTGGGTCGTCCGACCGAAGGCGAGTACAACGAAGAATTCTCTCTGCTTCCGGTAGTTAACTACCTGAAAGACAAACTGTCTAACCCAGTTCGCCTGGTAAAAGATTACCTGGACGGCGTTGAAGTTGCTGCCGGTGAACTGGTGGTTCTGGAAAACGTTCGCTTCAACAAAGGCGAGAAGAAAGACGACGAAGCACTGTCCAAGAAATACGCTGCTCTGTGCGACGTATTCGTCATGGACGCATTCGGTACTGCACACCGTGCACAGGCTTCCACCCACGGTATCGGCAAATTTGCTGACGTCGCGTGTGCAGGTCCACTGCTGGCAGCAGAACTGGACGCACTGGGCAAAGCACTGGGTAACCCAGCTCGTCCAATGGTTGCTATCGTTGGTGGTTCTAAAGTTTCCACCAAACTGACCGTTCTGGATTCTCTGTCCAAAATTGCTGACCAGCTGATCGTTGGTGGTGGCATCGCCAACACCTTCGTTGCCGCTCAGGGCCACAACGTGGGCAAATCCCTGTACGAAGCTGACCTGGTAGAAGAAGCAAAACGTCTGCTGACCACTTGCGATATCCCCGTTCCGACTGACGTTCGCGTGGCAACTGAGTTCTCCGAAACTGCACCAGCAACCCTGAAATCTGTTAACGACATCAAAGATGAAGAGCAGATTCTGGACCTGGGCGACGTTTCTGCACAGAAACTGGCTGATATCCTGAAAAATGCCAAAACGATTCTGTGGAACGGTCCGGTTGGCGTGTTCGAATTCCCGAACTTCCGTAAAGGTACTGAAATCGTGGCTAACGCCATCGCGGATAGCGAAGCGTTCTCCATCGCAGGCGGCGGCGATACTCTGGCTGCAATCGACCTGTTCGGTATCTCCGACAAGATCTCCTACATCTCCACTGGCGGTGGCGCATTCCTCGAATTCGTGGAAGGCAAAGTTCTGCCAGCAGTAGCGATGCTCGAAGAGCGCGCTAAGAAGTAA
- the fbaA gene encoding class II fructose-bisphosphate aldolase, translating into MSKIFDFVKPGVITGDDVQKVFQVAKENNFALPAVNCVGTDSINAVLETAAKAKAPVIVQFSNGGAAFIAGKGVKTDVPQGAAILGAISGAHHVHQMAEHYGVPVILHTDHCAKKLLPWIDGLLDAGEKHFAATGKPLFSSHMIDLSEESLEENIEICSKYLARMAKMDMTLEIELGCTGGEEDGVDNSHMDASALYTQPEDVDYAYTKLNAISPRFTIAASFGNVHGVYKPGNVVLTPTILRDSQEFVSKKHNLPHNSLNFVFHGGSGSSAQEIKDSVSYGVIKMNIDTDTQWATWEGILNYYKENEAYLQGQLGNPKGDDQPNKKYYDPRVWLRAAQTSMITRLEQAFKELNAVDVL; encoded by the coding sequence ATGTCTAAGATTTTTGATTTCGTAAAACCAGGTGTTATCACCGGTGATGACGTACAGAAAGTTTTCCAGGTAGCAAAAGAGAACAACTTTGCACTGCCAGCGGTAAACTGTGTGGGTACCGACTCCATCAACGCCGTACTGGAAACTGCTGCAAAAGCTAAAGCACCTGTTATCGTTCAGTTCTCCAACGGCGGCGCTGCGTTCATCGCAGGTAAAGGCGTTAAAACTGACGTTCCTCAGGGCGCTGCTATCCTGGGTGCTATCTCTGGTGCACACCACGTTCACCAGATGGCTGAGCACTACGGTGTTCCAGTTATTCTGCACACTGACCACTGCGCGAAGAAACTGCTGCCGTGGATCGACGGTCTGCTGGACGCGGGCGAAAAACACTTCGCTGCTACCGGTAAACCACTGTTCTCTTCTCACATGATCGACCTGTCCGAAGAGTCTCTGGAAGAGAACATCGAAATCTGCTCCAAATACCTGGCGCGCATGGCCAAAATGGACATGACTCTGGAAATCGAACTGGGCTGCACCGGCGGTGAAGAAGATGGCGTTGATAACAGCCATATGGACGCATCTGCTCTGTACACTCAGCCAGAAGACGTTGACTACGCGTACACCAAACTGAACGCGATTAGCCCACGTTTCACCATCGCTGCTTCCTTCGGTAACGTGCACGGTGTGTACAAGCCAGGCAACGTGGTTCTGACCCCGACTATCCTGCGTGATTCTCAGGAATTCGTGTCCAAGAAACACAACCTGCCGCACAACAGCCTGAACTTCGTCTTCCACGGCGGTTCCGGTTCTTCTGCTCAGGAAATCAAAGACTCCGTAAGCTACGGCGTAATCAAAATGAACATCGATACCGATACCCAGTGGGCAACTTGGGAAGGTATCCTGAACTATTACAAAGAAAACGAAGCTTACCTGCAGGGTCAGCTGGGCAACCCGAAAGGCGACGACCAGCCGAACAAGAAATACTACGATCCACGCGTATGGCTGCGTGCTGCTCAGACCTCTATGATTACTCGTCTGGAGCAGGCATTCAAAGAACTGAACGCGGTTGACGTTCTGTAA
- a CDS encoding small-conductance mechanosensitive channel MscS, translating to MEDLNVVDSINHAGSWLVRNQALLLSYAVNIVAAIAIIVIGMIIARLVSNAVNRVMRARQIDATVADFLSAMLRYAIIAFTLIAALGRVGVQTASVIAVLGAAGLAVGLALQGSLSNLAAGVLLVMFRPFRAGEYVDLGGVAGTVLNVQIFSTTMRTIDGKIVVIPNGKIIAGNIINFSREPVRRNEFIIGVAYDSDIDKVKQLLTHIVESDERILKDRDITVRLNELGPSSINFVVRAWSKSGDLQNVYWDVLEQVKRDFDANGISFPYPQMDVNFKRVKEQSEAA from the coding sequence ATGGAAGATTTGAACGTTGTCGACAGTATAAACCACGCAGGCTCATGGCTGGTGCGCAACCAGGCGCTGCTGCTGAGCTATGCGGTGAATATCGTCGCGGCTATCGCCATTATCGTCATCGGGATGATTATCGCCCGACTGGTTTCGAATGCCGTTAACCGTGTGATGCGCGCGCGTCAGATTGATGCCACTGTGGCTGACTTCCTGTCAGCAATGCTGCGCTATGCGATTATTGCCTTCACCCTGATTGCCGCGCTCGGTCGCGTCGGCGTGCAGACCGCATCGGTTATCGCCGTTCTCGGTGCCGCAGGTTTGGCCGTCGGCTTGGCGCTGCAAGGCTCGCTCTCCAACCTGGCGGCTGGCGTGCTGCTGGTGATGTTCCGTCCGTTCCGTGCGGGTGAATATGTTGATCTCGGCGGCGTGGCCGGTACCGTGCTCAATGTGCAGATTTTCTCCACTACCATGCGCACCATCGACGGCAAAATTGTGGTTATCCCGAACGGCAAAATCATCGCCGGGAACATCATCAACTTCTCCCGCGAACCGGTACGTCGTAACGAATTTATTATTGGCGTGGCGTATGATTCCGATATCGATAAGGTGAAGCAGCTGCTGACCCACATCGTAGAGTCCGATGAACGCATCCTGAAAGATCGTGACATTACCGTGCGGCTGAACGAGTTAGGGCCTTCATCCATTAACTTTGTGGTTCGTGCCTGGAGCAAAAGTGGCGACCTGCAAAACGTTTACTGGGATGTGCTGGAGCAAGTGAAGCGTGACTTCGATGCCAACGGCATCAGCTTCCCGTATCCGCAGATGGACGTGAATTTTAAACGCGTGAAAGAGCAGTCAGAAGCCGCGTAA
- the dctP gene encoding TRAP transporter substrate-binding protein DctP produces the protein MKFKAFLLQSVALALLFSISPVQAETVLRYTDHEPLSNMRTKVIKDVFFAAIAEESHGRLRVEDHWNGELAVSYDALKTVSEGKVADMGIVVPEYTAEQLPLHQIFKSFPLGPDNGDAQVKFFHNVFRDMPQFSAELAANNLVNLQFFLGYPAAFFSTRPSLKYDNLKDTTWRTASFWHQAYLENAGAKVVKMPWNAQITDALRNGTLSGLLVNLDSGDDIHAWQAAKEVRVSPRLWLGHVYLLVMNKTRWKSLSEEDKAAIRRAAVRTEKTLGVTLDTSLKQMTQNMSHQGAHVRTLTPQELNTWQHASRYQAVQADWVAQQEAKGVQNADATLKAVSALLKQVQ, from the coding sequence ATGAAATTCAAAGCGTTTTTGCTGCAAAGCGTTGCCCTCGCCCTGCTCTTTTCGATATCGCCGGTGCAGGCAGAAACCGTGCTGCGCTACACCGATCACGAGCCGCTCAGCAACATGCGTACCAAAGTGATTAAAGACGTTTTTTTTGCCGCCATCGCTGAGGAATCGCACGGGCGTCTGCGCGTGGAAGATCACTGGAACGGCGAGCTGGCGGTCAGCTACGACGCGCTGAAAACGGTCAGCGAAGGGAAAGTCGCGGATATGGGCATCGTGGTGCCGGAATATACCGCAGAGCAATTACCGCTGCATCAGATCTTCAAAAGCTTCCCGCTGGGGCCAGACAACGGTGACGCGCAGGTGAAATTCTTCCATAACGTGTTCCGCGATATGCCGCAGTTTTCCGCTGAACTTGCCGCCAATAACCTGGTGAATCTGCAATTTTTCCTCGGCTACCCTGCGGCGTTTTTCTCCACCCGCCCCTCGCTGAAATACGACAATCTGAAAGATACCACCTGGCGCACCGCAAGCTTCTGGCATCAGGCGTATCTGGAAAATGCGGGGGCGAAGGTCGTCAAGATGCCATGGAATGCGCAAATCACGGACGCATTGCGTAACGGAACGCTGAGCGGTCTGCTGGTTAATCTGGACAGTGGCGATGACATTCACGCCTGGCAAGCGGCAAAAGAAGTTCGCGTTTCGCCGCGCCTGTGGCTGGGACATGTTTATCTGCTGGTGATGAATAAAACGCGCTGGAAAAGCCTGTCAGAAGAGGACAAGGCCGCCATTCGCCGGGCTGCTGTCCGCACGGAGAAAACGTTGGGGGTGACGCTGGACACCAGCCTGAAACAGATGACTCAGAACATGAGTCATCAAGGCGCACATGTTCGGACGCTAACGCCGCAGGAGCTGAATACCTGGCAGCACGCCAGCCGTTATCAGGCCGTTCAGGCTGACTGGGTGGCGCAGCAGGAGGCAAAGGGGGTGCAGAATGCGGATGCCACGCTGAAAGCCGTTTCGGCCCTGCTCAAACAGGTGCAATAA
- the argO gene encoding arginine exporter ArgO: MLSYYIQGLVLGAAMILPLGPQNAFVMNQGIRRQYHIMIAFLCAVSDLLLICAGVFGGSALLMQSPWLLAFVTWGGVAFLLWYGFGALKTAMGSNLELASAEVMKQGRWKIIATMLAVTWLNPHVYLDTFVVLGSLGGQLGAEPKRWFALGTVSASFLWFFGLALLAAWLAPRLRTAKAQRIINLLVGLVMWFIAFQLAKDGISHVHALFN, from the coding sequence GTGTTATCTTATTATATTCAGGGGCTTGTCCTCGGCGCGGCGATGATCCTTCCTCTTGGGCCGCAGAATGCATTTGTCATGAACCAGGGCATTCGACGCCAGTATCACATCATGATCGCCTTCCTTTGTGCGGTCAGTGATTTGCTGTTGATATGCGCCGGTGTGTTTGGCGGCAGCGCGCTGCTGATGCAATCTCCATGGCTGCTGGCGTTCGTCACCTGGGGCGGCGTGGCGTTCCTGCTATGGTACGGATTTGGCGCGCTGAAAACGGCGATGGGCAGTAACCTGGAATTGGCCAGTGCGGAAGTGATGAAACAGGGCCGCTGGAAGATTATCGCCACCATGCTGGCGGTGACCTGGCTTAATCCGCATGTTTATCTGGACACTTTCGTGGTGCTCGGCAGCCTCGGCGGGCAGTTAGGTGCAGAGCCTAAACGCTGGTTCGCGCTAGGCACCGTGAGCGCGTCTTTCCTGTGGTTCTTTGGTCTGGCACTGCTCGCCGCCTGGCTGGCCCCGCGTTTGCGCACCGCCAAAGCGCAGCGCATCATTAATCTGCTGGTGGGGCTGGTGATGTGGTTTATCGCTTTCCAGCTGGCGAAAGATGGCATCTCACATGTTCACGCCTTGTTCAACTAA
- a CDS encoding oxidative stress defense protein — MKFKVMALAALVGFGAMSVQANELPDGPHIVTSGTASVDAAPDIATLAIEVNVAAKDAATAKKQADDRVAQYLAFLEKNDVAKKDISSANLRTQPDYDYQNGKSILKGYRAVRTVEVTLRQLDKLNSLLDGALKAGLNEIRSVSLGVAQPEEYKDKARKAAIDDAVHQAKELASGFNAKLGPVYSVRYHVSNYQPSPMVRMMKADAAAAPSAQETYEQPTIQFDDQVDVVFQLEPTQAEPQKKAE, encoded by the coding sequence GTGAAGTTTAAAGTGATGGCCCTGGCGGCATTAGTAGGATTTGGTGCGATGTCGGTACAGGCAAATGAGTTGCCAGATGGACCGCACATTGTTACCTCCGGCACGGCAAGCGTAGACGCTGCGCCTGATATCGCGACTCTGGCAATTGAAGTCAACGTTGCGGCAAAAGATGCTGCAACGGCGAAGAAACAGGCCGACGATCGCGTAGCCCAGTATCTCGCTTTCCTTGAGAAAAACGATGTCGCTAAAAAAGACATCAGTTCTGCCAACCTCCGTACCCAACCGGATTATGACTATCAGAACGGCAAAAGCATTCTGAAAGGCTACCGTGCGGTGCGTACCGTTGAAGTTACGTTGCGTCAGCTGGATAAGCTGAATTCGCTGCTGGATGGCGCGCTGAAAGCGGGTCTGAATGAAATCCGTTCCGTATCGCTCGGCGTTGCGCAACCGGAAGAGTACAAAGATAAAGCCCGTAAAGCCGCGATTGACGATGCCGTGCATCAAGCAAAAGAGCTGGCTTCCGGCTTTAATGCCAAGCTCGGCCCGGTCTACAGCGTGCGCTATCATGTGTCTAACTATCAGCCGAGCCCAATGGTTCGAATGATGAAGGCCGATGCCGCCGCTGCACCTTCCGCGCAGGAAACCTACGAACAGCCAACTATTCAATTCGACGACCAGGTAGACGTTGTCTTCCAGCTCGAACCGACGCAGGCTGAACCGCAGAAGAAAGCGGAATAA